The DNA segment AAATAAACAAGCACAAGACAGCAGCGATGCAAATAAACAAGCGCACGAGAGCAACGACGCAAAATAAACAAGCACAAGACAGCAGCGATGCAAATAAACAAGCGCACGAGAGCAACGACGCAAATAAACAAGCACAAGACAGCAGCGATGCATATAAACAAGCGCACGAGAGCAACGACGCAAATAAACAAGCACAAGACAGCAACGACGCACAATAAACAAGCGCATGAGAGAAATGACGCAAATAAACAAGCACAAGACAGCAACGACGCAAATAAACAAGCGCATGAGAGAAATGACGCAAATAAACAAGCACAAGACAGCAGCGATGCAAATAAACAAGCGCACGAGAGCAACGACGCAAATAAACAAGCACAAGACAGCAGCGATGCAAATAAACAAGCGCACGAGAGCAACGACGCAAATAAACAAGCACAAGACAGCAGCGATGCATATAAACAAGCGCACGAGAGCAACGACGCAAATAAACAAGCACAAGACAGCAACGACGCAAATAAACAAGCGCATGAGAGAAATGACGCAAATAAACAAGCACAAGACAGCAGCGATGCATATAAACAAGCGCACGAGAGCAACGACGCAAATAAACAAGCACAAGACAGCAGCGATGCATATAAACAAGCGCACGAGAGCAACGACGCAAATAAACAAGCACAAGACAGCAGCGATGCATATAAACAGAGCGCACGAGAGCAACGACGCAAATAAACAAGCACAAGACAGCAGCGATGCATATAAAACAAGCGCACGAGAGCAACGACGCAAATAAACAAGCACAAGACTGCAACGACGCAAATAAACAAGCGCATGAGAGAAATGACGCAAATAAACAAGCACAAGACAGCAGCGATGCATATAAACCAAGCGCACGAGAGCAACGACGCAAATAAACAAGCACAAGACAGCAGCGATGCATATATAAAACAAGCGCACGAGAGCAACGACGCCAATAAACAAGCACAAGACAGCAGCGATGCATATAAACAAGCGCACGAGAGCAACGACGCAAATATAAACAAGCGCACGATGTCAATGGCACCTGGTTAACAAAGCTAAGAAATCGATGGCTAAGAAAGAAGGCCAGGGAAACATAAGAATAAAACTCCTCTTTGAAGGAGATTAATGTCTTATCCTCCTGGTTGTgacgagaaaaaagaaaaaaaaataggaaataaaaaaaaagcaaacaatatGTTGCTGCCAACTATTGACAGAAGCATCCGGAGCGGGTTTCAATAAAATGGAATTTGGGGGATATAATTGAGTTACTCCAGACTACAGCCCTCATGTGTATATAACTCCATAACAAcacattcctataaaaaaaaaaaaggtgggattTCATTTTAACCAAAATAACTTTCGGGAATTGGACACATTTCTGATAAAGTGCTCTGAACTGAAAAAAACTCATTACTGACACTAAGTAGggtgtttttattttcatcaatgaaTAACTAATAatgtttatttcatcattttgaGAAACATAAGGCCAATGATATCTGCTTTATAGTTCGTAAATGAAGTACACTCTGAACTGAAAAAACTCATTAATGACACTAAGTAGTgtgttttttttatcaatgaataactaataatgtttatttcattattatgagAAGTGAACATTAGGCCAATTATATCTGCTTTATAGTTCGTAAATGAAGTATACTCTGAACTGAAAAAAACTCATTACTGACACTAAGTagggtgttttttttattaatgaataactaataatgtttatttcatcattttgaGAAACATAATGCCAATGATATctgctttttatagtttgtaaatgaaGTACACTCTGAACTGAAAAAACTCATTACTGACACTAGGTagggtgttttttttattaatgaataactaataatgtttatttcatcattttgaGAAACATAAGGCCAATGATAACTGctttataatttttaaatgaaGTACATTCATTTGCATTGTTATTTGGCGAGCGAACATGACATATATATACTTCATCTATTTGGAAGAATGAATACTTTGATATATTTTTACAGGAATAGCCGGCTTTCATTTGCTTTTCTATTTTTCGTATCAGTCGAAGTCCTTTCTTTTATCTTTGAGTTTATTCATTCGTATTTAGCTTTTGTTTATCTTGTGGTTATTCTTGAGAAAAAAATCTCTTGAGTTGCTAGGTTTTAAATCGAGTAGTTccttttttttgctctctctctctctctctctctctctctctctctctctctctctctctctctctttcaagtcctttcttttatctttgaatttattcattcgcattttgctttttgttttccttgtggctattcttaagaaataaaaatcttatctgttctctctctctctctctctctctctctctctctctctctctcatttttgtgccTTACACAATATTGCTTCTGAAAAATCGGTTAACCTACCTAAaagtacccccctctctctctctctctctctctctctctctctctctcttcaagtcctTTCTTTTATCTTTGAATTTATTCATTCGCattttgccttttgtttttctTGTGGCTATTCTTAAGAAATAAAAATCttatctgttctctctctctctctctctctctctctctctctctctcatttttgtgtcTTAAACAGTATTGCTTCTGAAAAATCGGTTAACCAAcctaaaagtatctctctctctctctctctctctctctctctctctctctctcgatatatgtTAAAcacaaattagcttatataacccctattttcaaaagtggatcaagactagaggcaagcaattatagacctgttagtctaacatcacatattatgaaagtgtatgagagggtaataaaaaagaaaataatgaaccatttggtcaaaaataatttgtttaatatgggtcaacacggtttcgtacctggaaaaagtacacagacccaactgatagcacactatgaaaacatatacaaaaatatgataaatgaaaaagacacagatgtgatatatctagattttgcaaaagctttgacaaggtagaccataacatattggagaaaaaaatgagaaagcataatattgtggaaagataggaaaatgggtaaaagaattcctgcaaaacagaaaacagatagtggttgcaaatgacgagaaatcagatgaagcccaggtaatatcgggtgtgccacaaggtacggtattagctgcactgctgtttgttattatgatctcagacatagactgtgatgttgaaaactccatagcgagaagtttcgccgatgacacaagaataagtagagaaattacttgtgatgaagataggaactcactacaaagagatctaaacaaaatatatgaatgggcggagataaataggatggtatttaactccgataaattcgaatcaataaattatggaaacagagaaggaatggtgtatgcatacaagggacctaataatgagacaatcacaaacaaggaagcaattaaagaccttggtgtaattttaaataggaatatgttatgcaacgaccaaatagcaacactgttggctaaatgtaaagcaaaaatgggaatgttattcagacactttaaaacaagaaaagctgaacacatgattatgctttacaaaacttatgtgcgtagtacactcgagtactgcaatgtgatatggtacccacactaccaaaaggatattgcgcaaatagagagtgtacaaaggtcctatactgctagaatagaagaagttaaggaccttgactactgggaaagactgcaatttttaaaactatacagtctagaaaggagaagagaacactacatgataatacaagcatggaagcaaatagaaggaattactgaaaacatcatggagcttaaaatatcagaaagagcaagccgaggtagattaatagtgccaaaaaatattccaggtaaactgagaaaggcgcacaggacattaatccactacgcaccagcatcgataatgcagcgactatttaatgtgctgccagctcatctaagaaacatatcaggagtgagcgtagatgtgtttaagaataagctcgataaatacctaagatgcatcccagaccatccaagactggaagatgcaaaatacaccggaagatgcattagcaactctctggtggatatacgaggtgcctcacactgagggacctgggggaacccaaacaaaaaataaggcaataaggtaaggctctctctctctctcctctctctctctctctctctctctctctctagaaatatcttctagtttcatttattcatttccatatctagttttatagtttattgattATCTTAATCCTTTCATGGTAAACAATCAGATCGGAATCTTCCCCAAGAGCAAAGACTTAATTCTAAATTACcaccagaattattattatcattattattattattattattattatttattattattattagtactagccaagctacaattctagttggaaaagcaagatgctataagccaaagggctccaacagggaaaaatagctcagtgaggaaaggaaataaggaaataaataaatgatgagaataaattaacaatatatcattctaaaaactgtaatttcaaaataatttgttgCCATAAACAGTATGTTTCATTCAATGGTGTTATTATTTCTTTTGCTGATATTAATAGCAAAGATTATGTTTGAAGATTTTTTAAGGCAAGTAATATGTCGGCGTAACATGAacatatataaagttttattaaaagtaattgctatctcagtggtgttaatttttttaattaactttttctattgttcttattgtctttttctcttcattgctataatccgccagtaactgggaaagggacatactTCATGCAAAAGGttatggagaccatatcattcataattctTCTTTAATTGGTAACATACCAATACACATTATTAATGAATAGATATTAGATACAAAATAAGAGTCTTTATCATAGATCGCACACTAATATCCACTTTATTTACACAAAATCTCAAAACGtagaattaattgaaaaaaatattatgagAAAAATTATATCAACACATCGAAATAGACATAAGATACAAAATAAGTCTTTGTCATAGATCAAAATTAACACTCACTTTATTTATACAAAACCTCGAAAACTATAGTATTaggttaaaaaaaataagataaaaaatatatcaacactTAATGAAATACTAGAAAAATACTAATGCGTTtacatatttcgaaaaaaaaaaatcggatacAGAACAGGTACTTGGAAAAGAgacaaaaaataagataaaaaaaaatatatcaacacttaatgaaaaacttgaaaaatactAATGCGTTtacatatttcgaaaaaaaaaaagaattcagatATAGAACAGGTACTtaaaaaagagacaaaaaaaattTCGGTTACAGAACAGGTACTtggaaaagagataaaaaaaaaaaaatttgtaaaacaTGACCAAACGTTATTCATCATTCATATATTCGAATGTAGCTCACATCCTCTCGTTCCGGCAGCGCTAGAGCGCTTCCGGAACCTTGGTTTATTTAAATGCGACAATTAGCGCAGAAATTTTGGGTTTTACAGCAACAGTTTTGCTGTCTCAATTATTCTTATGATAACCAAAGTGTTATTTGTTTACTGTCAATTTAgctcattatcatcgtcatcatcattttctcctacgcctattgacgcaaaaggcctcggttagatttcgccagtcgtccctatctcgagcttttaattcaatacttctccatgcatcatctcctatttcatgcttccatttcctcctacgccaattgacgcaaaaggcctcggttagatttcgccagtcgtctctatctcgagcttttaattcaatacttctccattcatcatctcctatttcacgcttcatagtcctcagccatgtagacctgggttttccaattattttagtgccttgtggagcccagtagtttggtgaactaatctctcttggggataagTTACAGTTTATAAAACTAGTTGTTTCCTTGGTCTTCGACAAACAGTaagttttattttagtttaaacAATCAAGGAATAGTGAATCGATAGATTTAAATATATCAGAATAGATTGACATAGTGGATTACACCAATGGCTAAAATTCAacgtataaaattataattttgaattaagaagtttcaaaaaatataaaaaaaaaaaaacagataattaaAAACCATTTTCATTGGCTACATCTACTCAGTAGTTGCTTAAATAAATACCTTGAGCCTTTGTGCCTATAATATGAAAGACCAAATTAGATtgatattaaacaaataaaaagtatCATCGAGGCTTAATATGTTTAACTCAGCCACTaaggtgggggcgggggggggggcaagccagccttcaacttggtgccggtcccaagcccgggtaaatggggagggttggcggcaagaaaggcatccggccatgaaaaatttgccaaaacgaatatggacagtgaatattatcagataaaattaatgctagatggagaaagctggccacaaacatcaaccccacatagatgtgggaaaagatgcagacaaaaaagaagatcGAGGCGTAATATGTTTATTCTAAATATGGCAACATAATCTCTTATTAATGCCATGaagaagaaaatagatataaaaatcctCCTttgcttacttactttacttactttgatggctgcttttccggtcccatacagcagtggaactccactctctacaggacctccactgtcgttttaccttgttcgttcagagtatttaacgtttcatatcgcgtattgttcatttactgttaaatcgtcactgtcaaaagactcatgaaataagaaagtcttcagtttcctcttgaaagccttaatgtcttcaatcattcgaatgttttgtgggagcttattatatagtcttggggccgcatatttaaaggctctggaacctaaagtggacatatatctaggttccaacagtttgaagccatctgtaactattctcgtgtcgacacgatttgttagctgcacaatgtgtagcaattcttttaagtattttggacgcccggttctgataactgggtgggttattgtacatattttaaattcaattctcgctttaatcggcagccagtatgTTTAAGGGAGTTTTTTTCTAATTCCTATATGTGTTGCTTACAAGGGACAGAGTATTTTAGTATGCTGCagcaataaaaaatgtaaaatacgagttttttttttttttcattttgggggcATAATCTTATTCAGAGAGTTCATTATAATGCAATGATGACCAAACGAAGTGTTGAAGTGGTTgatatcataatcataatcttcgtaaagttaaaaaaaatatgattattattcaaAATGAATTGATAAGCTGATAAAATTTAAACTATCTTATGACTTTACAATTGAACTTACTAATATTTAATTATATGATATTTTAGATCCTTGGCCGCTTCGAAATTATACACCGTGATCAACTGATTTGAAAATacatgagtagggataccttaacatgaagAAGGgctttttgtatcgccatgattagcaaagctttactataataaattttttttagtgaggcagatttatacCAACTCCccgaggtgcccttttagctcggaaaattttcctgatcgctgattggttggacaagataattctaaccaatcagatcgcaggaaacttttccgagctaaaagggcaacactGCGAgtccagtgcaaatgcgcctcattaaaaaagattaacTATAGTCATGGTTCCCCCTTACTGGCTGCCAGCGCAATAACCCATGTCTTACTATAGGCAGGGCAATCttgtacctacctacctacctactagtcagggttacccatactaggttggtttgctgtgaacgatcacacTAGTCTCCAACCtaatcaatccgcagtggccagcatagtgatggaaatggccaaaccacagacatgaccaaggacatgaCTGTGACCTTTGTCCTGGAAACAGCTGCAATtttgtagttattgttattgttgacttGGAACAAGGTGTATTAACTGAAAATGTTTGTCTAATTTTTCTCATGGAAGTACTTTCTTTTACCCAACAAAGtttttagggttatggtggccgatgtggtaacgtccctgactggtgaacgccagactgaggttcgaatcccgctcaaactggttagtttctttggtcgttgcaaccttaccatccttgtgagctagggatgaggggtttgggggagcctataggtctaactgctgagttatcagcagccattgcctggccttccttagccctagcttgggtgaagaggaggcttgggcgctgatcatatatatacatggtcagtctctaagggtaTTGttcagctcgatagggcaatgtcactgtcccttgccactgcgaTTCAtgggctgcctttaaacctttatgttctTTCTTTTGCCCAACCACGTTTGGAGATTTAAGGTGGTATACCATCAATTAAGGAAAACGAGCCTAATCTACTTTAAAAGACTTATATCAATCCTTCGAGCAATGGGACTCATTACTAAACCTCTAGACTGGATCATATACTTATCATTTTTCTTCTATTATCATTACTCATATTTAATGTACCCCTTGATCACATTTTCGTCAAATAGTAAATAGTAGAGAAATGTATAACGAGAATATTCTAAATTTCTACCAATACTATTCCTTTTCGTCAGATTTTAAAATAGtgaagaaaatcaaagaaaaacatCGACCGATATATTAGGACGGTAATTATCATGACAAGTGATTGTAGTCACTCGAGAAGTAATTTTTCACGTGACTTCTTGGTTTTTTAGAAGATAATAGTTTCCTGTGAAAAGATAAATTTCATTGGAAAGATATGGATCAATTCATTTTCAATTTCAGGAAATTGATTACCATGTAGGAATTCTTTCCCTAGGAATGAATGCAGGTACGGTATGTTTATATCTGTTGGAGTCAGTGTCTCCATATACAGTATCTTTTTCGAATAATtgactttacattattattattattattattattattattattatcattattattattattattatcattgttgttgttgttattattatcattattattattattattattattattattattattattgttgttgttgttgttgttgttgttgttgttgttattattattaaaagttattttcattattatcattattattattatcattattattattaaaagttattattattattattattattattattattattattacttgctaagttacaaccctagttggaaatgcagaatgctataagcccgaaggctccaactaggaaaagagcaaagtgaggaaagaaaatatggaaactacaagaaaattaattaacagttaatataaattattttaagaacagcaacaacattaaaataaatatttcatatataaagtataatttttttttaaagcaagaggaagaaaaataagatagaatagtgcccgagtgtacactcaagcaagagaactctggcccaagacaatgaaagactggAATAGACTAAGACAATTCATATCCTGGAAATTATACTTCTATCTCACAGAGTCAAACTTCAATTAATCTCgataacaaaatacaaaataaatataacgatagtcttttatttgttttcttttcaaatcaAGTCATCTTTTTTATGATCGTAGTGTCAAATGAGCAATTGGGCATTTCTGTTCAAGAAGTCTCATTTGGataaattatactctctctctctctctctctctctctctctctctctctctctctctctctctctctctctctctctcctctctctctctctcatgagcgtTGCTTATTTTAAAACTTCTACAAATTGCTGTTTACCGTTTTTAGAAATGAATATAGGGACGTAATCTAccaatagaaaataagaaatagtgttaggagagagagagagagagagagagagagagagagagagagagagagagagagagagagagaaaccgggtGGTTGAATCATGTGCGTTATGCTTTCAATATCTAAAGATAATCTGTAAATCAAATCATATCACATCTGCTAGAAATCAGATGAGcttttcttatcaaaatatattttttcaactctTTTATAGATACTTTAACTAACTCACTATACTCTAGCAATAGTTACATCTCgcatttgttaataaaatgaatagCTAGTGAAGTCGTTCAAACCTCTGGACTGACGCTTCTTCAGTCAATATTTCCTGATTAATTATATAAGTTTTCTATTAAATCATCTTTCGTTTGAGGAAATATCGATAAGGAAGAGTAAGGTATCGGACATATGAGCGGACTGTATTAAGATGATAGTAATGAAGATGATAGAAGATCACATCTTGTCAAGACGAACAATTGGACAAAATCAGTCGACAGcttcttcacgagagagagagagagagagagagagagagagagagagagagagagaggtggaagggGTAGAGAGAAAGgtagagggggggagagagaggtggaaggggagagagagagagaaagatggaaggggaaatagagagaaagagagagagagagagagagagagagaggtggaaggggggaagagagagagatagagaggtggtagggggaaaagagagagagcgagagaggtggAAAGGGGGAGAAAGAAAggtggaaggggagagagagagagagagaaagagagagagagaaagagagagagagaaagagagagagagagatagaaagagagaaaggtggATAGGGGGAGAAAGAAAggtggaaggggagagagagagagagagagagagagagagagagagagagaagagcgagTGAAAACCCGAACGAAAATTCCAGCGAAAATGTTTGAAAATcacctctatctctctcttttttttttatcccaggCGCTAGGCGTGTTTGtctaattaatttttaatgagagaTAGCGTTCATTCCAGGCTAAAATTGCAATCAATATTTGTACCGGGAGTTGATTAtgtcgtctagagagagagagagagagagagagagagagagagagagagagagagagattcactttgGCCGGGGAAAGAAATTCACTGATGATTAAAGAAAAAAGGGGAGGAAGAAATGTTGAGATCGTCCAATATAAACAAGTCCTTtgggcttctttttcttcttcttctccttctttttcgtcttcttcttcttcttctcctccttctttttcgtcttcttcttcttcttcttcttctcctttgtgTTATTTCTGAATTGTTCTTATGATTTCCTTATTTCTCGGTCTGTCTTACAATTCTACAATACAGATATATACAAAAATTacttacacatacgcacacacatacagtatatatcatatatatatatatatatatatatatatatatatatatatacatatatatatatatatatatatatatatatatatattagtgtgtgtgtttgcgagtgagtgtacattatatatatatatatatatatatatatatatatatatataattatatacgtgtgtatatatatactatatatatgtatatatatataatatatatatgctatatatgtatatatatatgaatatagtattgcctatatacattatgtacattatatatatatatatatatatatatatgtgtgtacattatgtacaatatatatatatatatatatatgtacattatgtacattatatatatatatatatatatatatatatatatatatgtacattatgtacattatatatatatatatata comes from the Palaemon carinicauda isolate YSFRI2023 chromosome 16, ASM3689809v2, whole genome shotgun sequence genome and includes:
- the LOC137655526 gene encoding cylicin-1-like, which gives rise to MQINKRTRATTQINKHKTAAMHINKRTRATTQINKHKTATTHNKQAHERNDANKQAQDSNDANKQAHERNDANKQAQDSSDANKQAHESNDANKQAQDSSDANKQAHESNDANKQAQDSSDAYKQAHESNDANKQAQDSNDANKQAHERNDANKQAQDSSDAYKQAHESNDANKQAQDSSDAYKQAHESNDANKQAQDSSDAYKQSAREQRRK